Part of the Streptomyces europaeiscabiei genome is shown below.
TCGGGGGTGGCCGAGCGTCCGATGGGCAGGCCGGGGGCCTCGTCGTGGACGAGGACGCGGAGGCGGGCGGGACGGATCCAGGAGGCATGGAGGATGACAGAGGTCGTGCAGCCCTTCGCCGTACAGGCGTTGATGGCATTGGTGACTGCCTCGGAGGTCAGCAGGACCGCGGTGTCGGTGAGTTCGGGGTGGTCGGCGGCGGTGAGAAGGGCCCGGACGGCTTCCCGGGCGGTGCGGACCCAGGCGGGGTGGGGCGGGAAGGTGAGGGAGAGGTTCATGGGGTCAGCCTCTTTCGGCGGGGTCGAGCGTGCACGCGGTGACCAGGTCCGGGCCTCGGCGCCTGGGAACCGGCTTGAGGGCGGGGGTACTTCCTCGTGACGCGGAGTGGGTGGCAGATACTGACGGTAGGGTCATTCATGACCTAGGTTCAATCGTGAACGCCATAATTGACCCTTGTGAGTGACTCGCCTGGCGACTGGTCGACGGCTTGAGCAGGTGAGCGGCACACTGCGCACGACCGAGGGAGGGACAATGCCACCAAGGAATAGCCCCAGTGAGCGACAACTCCGTCTGGGGATCGAACTGCGCAAACTCCGGCTTCGCGCAGGCATGTCCAGCGACGACGCTGCCAAGTTGCTGGAGGGCGAGCGCTCACGCATCAGCTACATCGAGTCCGGGCGGCTCGGGGTCTCCCGCAACCGGCTGCACCCGCTGCTTCGCGCGTACAACTGCCCGCCGGGTCCCCACTTCGACGAGTTGATGAAGATGGGACAGGCCAGCGGCAAGGGCTGGTGGGACGACTTCGCCGACACCATCGGCCCGGCGGCCCGCGACCTGGCAGAGCTCGAAGCCCGGTCGACGGTGTTGCGTACGCATGAGCCCCTGGCCATCCCCGGCATGCTTCAGACCGACGAGTACGCCCGCGCCGTCCTGGCCGTCACGGAGCCGCAGTCCCCGCATGTCGACCGGTACGCCGAGTTCCGCCTGGCCAGGCAACGCGTGCTGAACGCCGAGCCACCGGTGATCTACCACGCGGTGATCAACGAAGCCGCGCTCCGCACTCGCGTGGGCGGCCCGGCAGTCATGCGCCGCCAACTCCTACGACTCATGGAGGTCAGTCGACTGCCCAACGTGACTGTGCAGGTGTGGCCCTTCGAGTCCGGCATCTACTCCGCGCACATTCAGTCGTTCGTCATCTACGGCAACACGGCGCCCGAATTGGACACGGTCTACCTGGAGCATCCGACGAAATCACTCTTCCTCCGCGATGGAGACCAACTCGACCAGTACGCGAAGATGTTCGAGCGACTCACCAAACTGGCGCTGACACCGGTGGACCCTGAATCAACCCCGGAGTCGCACGAGTCCCGCGACTCACTGAGCCTCATCCAACATGTGATGTACGACCTCTGAAAGGACCCTCGATGCCACCTCAACTCTCTTGGCAAAAGTCGTCGTTCAGCACCGGCGGCGAGGGCAACTGCATAGAGCTGGCGGCAGCCACCACCCACCGCATACACCTCCGCGAGAGCGACCGGCCGCACGAGATCACCACGGCCACCCCCCGCGCCTTGGCGCACCTTTTGCACACGGTCAAAGGCGGAAGCCTCAGTCGCTGAGGCCCACATGGGCGAAAACCACGTCCCATACGCGGTGGACGGCGTCGGGGTCGATGGCGGCCAGGACCGGAACGACGTGGTGCCATCCGTCCGGGGTGGCCGCCTCTGCGAGCAGAGCTCGCGCGCGACGGAGGTCCGGGCCACCCAAAGGCGGAAGGACCATGGCCGCGAATCGGCAGATTGCGGGGATGTAGGTCGAGGAATTCTCAAACGACGTGCTCTTGCGGACACCAGGTACGCAGGCAACGTACGCAGCGAGGTCCGCGAGCGTCTCCCCACGTTCTTCTCCCGTTGCTCTGCCACGAGCAACGGCCTGGGCCGCTTCGTGATCGCCGAGAACGGCATACACGATTGCCTCTGCGGTGCCCGGTCTAGAGGGCCAGGACTCCCTGTTCTTCAACAGGGCTTGGTCGAAGCGGCGACGAGCCGCAGCCGGATCCTCGACGGCGGTGAACAGACTCATGAGCACTTCGTCATGGAACGTGCGGCCCACAGAGTCGTCCGAGGCCATGTGCTGCAGGGCCCTGAGGATGCGGCCGCTGCGCACCCCATCGTGGGGACGCACGACAGCGAGCAGCATCGCAAGTAGCGACGGAGTCCCAGAGCGTGTGCCCGGGAGCAGGTCATCGACCAACCGCGCCGCTGCTTCCGGATCATGCGGCCACAGACCCGATGAGGCCGTCATGCACACCATGTCATGGTCATACCCGACCAATTGATCCCGCATCCCGCCCAAGCGATGCTCGATCATCTCCATGACGCGGTCCGTCGCACCCGCATGAGCAAGTGCCTCAAGTGCTGTCGTGAGAGTGTCGGCGCGCACCATTGCAACGGGGGTTGTCAGCGCCGCATGGATGGCCTCTTCAGCAAAGCGCAGCGCCCGGCTGCGGTCCGCTGGTGCAACGGCCACGGCTGCGGCGGCATACCCCCAAGCCTGCGCGTCACGCGAGCCGAGCGCCCTGATGAGACGTTCGGCCTCGCTCGACAGGCTCACTGTTGCAAGCGCACCGGCGAAGGCGGCAAAGCGATCGGGCTGAGAGAGGCGGATCTCTCCGCCTTCCGACTGGTGCCCAGGCGCTGCGCGGTCGAGCAATCTCCATGACCGTTGCGGGTCGTGCTCTGCGAAGTGGGCCGCGAGCACGGCGAGCGCCTCGGACACATGCCACTGCGGGACCTCCGACTCGTTGAGCAGCAAGGTCTCTAATTGATCAGCAGCCCCGGCACGAACAAGCAACCCAGCTGTGACAGCAGTCGACGAGGCGTTCTCGCCACGATGTGCGGCGACCTTCCAAAGGCCTGCCAAGGCCGCCCACGCCTCTGCGGCTCGGCCTCGGCGAGCCAGCCCTTCGGCGATCGCCGCCAGTTCCTCACGCAACTCCAGTGAAGTCGCCTGCCGGACGGCCCGCGCGAGCAGCCAGCCGTCATCCAACTGATCCGCTACAACGAGTGCG
Proteins encoded:
- a CDS encoding helix-turn-helix domain-containing protein; amino-acid sequence: MPPRNSPSERQLRLGIELRKLRLRAGMSSDDAAKLLEGERSRISYIESGRLGVSRNRLHPLLRAYNCPPGPHFDELMKMGQASGKGWWDDFADTIGPAARDLAELEARSTVLRTHEPLAIPGMLQTDEYARAVLAVTEPQSPHVDRYAEFRLARQRVLNAEPPVIYHAVINEAALRTRVGGPAVMRRQLLRLMEVSRLPNVTVQVWPFESGIYSAHIQSFVIYGNTAPELDTVYLEHPTKSLFLRDGDQLDQYAKMFERLTKLALTPVDPESTPESHESRDSLSLIQHVMYDL
- a CDS encoding DUF397 domain-containing protein encodes the protein MPPQLSWQKSSFSTGGEGNCIELAAATTHRIHLRESDRPHEITTATPRALAHLLHTVKGGSLSR
- a CDS encoding ATP-binding protein encodes the protein MNLSLTFPPHPAWVRTAREAVRALLTAADHPELTDTAVLLTSEAVTNAINACTAKGCTTSVILHASWIRPARLRVLVHDEAPGLPIGRSATPDDEGGRGMQLISFGAHAWGVRTDSSGQGKATWFELGACTSRTSRNALTRPSR